The genomic DNA ACCTGGGCATCCCGGGCACGGAGTCGAACCTGACGGAGGAGATGGCCGACGGCCTCGTCGGCTGAGCCCACCGCCCCGCGAGCCCCGCCGCACCGCCCCTCCCGTGGGCCCGGCGGGGTTTGCCGTTGCGCACACCGAGCAGGGGGATGACAAACACATCACCCGACTGTATCTTGCAAGGTTCGGGTCGTTCCGGTGCGCTGAATGCCGCCGCGGAGGCCCGGGAGGGGTAGTGTCGAAGGCGGTCGGGGACATCCCACACAGAGATCGCCGGGCGTCGACCCCGGCGTACCCCAACGAGGAGATCGGTTCGTGACGATCCGCGTAGGAATCAACGGCTTCGGCCGCATCGGTCGCAACTACTTCCGCGCGCTGCTGGAGCAGGGCGCGGACATCGAGATCGTGGCTGTCAACGACCTGGGTGACACCGCGACCACCGCCCACCTGCTGAAGTACGACACCGTCCTCGGGCGCCTCAAGGCCGAGGTGACCCACACCGCCGACACGATCACCGTCGACGGCCACACCGTCAAGGTGCTCTCCGAGCGCGACCCGGCCGACATCCCCTGGGGCGGGCTGGGCGTCGACGTCGTCATCGAGTCGACCGGCATCTTCACCAAGAAGGCCGACGCCGAGAAGCACATCGCCGGCGGCGCCAGGAAGGTCCTCATCTCGGCTCCGGCCAAGGGCGAGGACATCACCATCGTCATGGGCGTCAACCAGGACAAGTACGACGCGGCCAGCCACCACGTCGTCTCCAACGCCTCCTGCACCACCAACTGCGTGGCCCCGATGGCCAAGGTCCTCGACGAGAACTTCGGCATCGTCAAGGGCATGATGACCACCGTCCACGCGTACACCAACGACCAGCGCATCCTGGACTTCCCGCACCGGGACCTCCGCCGCGCCCGCGCCGCCGCGCAGAACATCATCCCCACGTCCACCGGGGCCGCCAGGGCCACCGCGCTCGTCCTCCCGCAGCTCAAGGGCAAGCTGGACGGCATCGCCATGCGGGTCCCGGTGCCGACCGGCTCGGTCACCGACCTCGTCCTGGAGCTCGAGCACGAGGCCACCAGGGAAGAGATCAACACCGCCTTCCAGAAGGCCGCCGAGGGCCAGATGAAGGGCATCCTGGAGTACACCGAGGACCCGATCGTCTCCTCCGACATCGTCAACTGGCCGGCCTCCTGCACCTTCGACTCGTCGCTGACGCTGGTGCAGGGCAGGCAGGCCAAGGTCGTCGGCTGGTACGACAACGAATGGGGCTACGCGCACCGTCTCGTGGACCTGACTGTCTTCATCGGCGAGCGGCTCTGATAGACAGCAGGCGGGCACCTCGATGTGAGCACGGGGCCCGGGCAGCGCGAAACCGCGCTGTACGGGCCCCGTGGCTTGCCCCGGCCACGAGTTCTCCAAGGAGCACCAACCGATGCAGACGATCCACACACTTCTCGAGCGGGGAGTCGAAGGCAAGCGGGTCTTCGTCCGCGCCGACCTCAACGTGCCGCTGGACGGCACCACCATCACCGACGACGGCCGCATCCGCGCGGTCCTGCCCACGGTCAGGGCCCTCGCCGAGGCGGGTGCCCGGGTCGTCGTGGCCTCCCACCTCGGCCGCCCCAAGGGCGCGCCGGACCCGGCCTTCTCGCTGCGCCCCGCCGCCGTGCGCCTCGCCGAACTGCTCGGCGCACCCGTCGCGTTCGCCGGCGACACCATCGGCACCGAGGCCCACGACACCGTGGGCGGTCTCGGAGCCGGCGGGGTCGCCGTCCTGGAGAACCTCCGCTTCGACGCGGGCGAGACGTCCAAGGACGACGCCGAGCGCGCCGAGTTCGCCGCCCGCCTCGCCGCACTCGCCGACGTGTACGTGGGCGACGGCTTCGGCGCCGTGCACCGCAGGCACGCCTCCGTCTTCGACCTGCCGAAGCTGCTGCCCGCCTACGCCGGCCACCTCATCGCCGCCGAGGTCGGCGTGCTGAGGAAGCTCACCGACGACGTCGAGCGGCCGTACGCGGTCGTCCTCGGCGGCTCGAAGGTCTCCGACAAGCTCGGCGTCATCGACCACCTGCTGGAGAAGGCCGACCGCATCCTCATCGGCGGCGGCATGGCGTACACCTTCCTCAAGGCCGAGGGCCACGAGGTCGGGGCCTCGCTGCTCCAGGAGGACCAGATCCCGGCGGTCCGGGAGTACCTGGACCGGGCCGAGAAGCGCGGCGTGGAGTTCGTCCTCCCCGTCGACGTGCTGGTCTCCGCCGAGTTCCCGGACCTGGCGGGGAAGGCCCCGGCCCACCCCGCCACGGTCGCCGCGGACGCCATCCCCGCGGGCCAGAAGGGCCTCGACATCGGCCCGAGGACCTGCGAGCTGTACGCCTCGAAACTCGCCGACGCCGCCACCGTCTTCTGGAACGGCCCCATGGGCGTCTTCGAGCACCCCGACTACGCCCAGGGCACCAGGGCCGTCGCCCAGGCGCTCGCCGACTCCCCGGCCTTCACGGTCGTCGGCGGCGGCGACTCCGCCGCCGCCGTCCGGACCCTGGGCTTCGACGAGGACGCCTTCGGCCACATCTCAACCGGCGGCGGCGCCAGCCTCGAATACCTCGAGGGCAAGACGCTCCCCGGCCTCGCCGCACTGGAGGACTGAACACCGTGACCACCCGCACCCCGCTGATGGCGGGCAACTGGAAGATGAACCTCAACCACCTCGAGGCCATCGCCCACGTCCAGAAGCTCGCCTTCGCCCTCACCGACAAGGACCACGACGCCGTCGAGGTCGCCGTCCTGCCGCCCTTCACCGACCTGCGCTCCGTGCAGACCCTGGTCGACGGGGACAAGCTGAAGATCAGGTACGGCGCCCAGGACCTGTCGGCGCACGACTCCGGGGCGTACACCGGTGAGGTCTCCGGTGCCATGCTCGCCAAGTTGAAGTGCGCCTACGTGACCGTGGGCCACTCCGAGCGCCGCCAGTACCACGGCGAGACCGACGCCGTCTGCAACGGGAAGGTGAAGGCCGCGTTCCGGCACGGCCTGACCCCGATCCTCTGCGTCGGCGAGGGCCTCGACGTCCGCAAGGCCGGCGGCCAGGTCGCCCACACCCTCGCGCAGCTCGACGGCGCGCTCGAGGGCGTCCCCGCCGAGCAGGCGGGGACGATCGTCGTCGCCTACGAACCGGTGTGGGCCATCGGCACCGGAGAGGTCGCCACCCCCGAGGACGCGCAGGAGGTGTGCGGCGCGATCCGCGGCCGCCTCGCCGAGCTGTACTCGCGGGAGGCGGCCGACGGGGTCCGCATCCAGTACGGCGGCTCCGTGAAGGCCGGCAACATCGCCGCGATCATGGCGCAGCCCGACGTGGACGGCGCCCTGGTCGGCGGCGCCTCCCTGGACCCGGAGGAGTTCGTCAGGATCGTCCGCTTCCGCGACCAGTGAGTATGCGGTAGGGCCGAATCGTCGTACCCTTGCGGGGGCCCGGGGGCTTCGGGCGAGCCCGGGCCCCCGCCGTCCATCCAGTCCGAGAGAATTGCCAGGAAGTAGGGTCCAGCCGTGATTATGGGATTCTCGATTGCCCTGATCGTGTTCAGCCTGCTGCTGATGCTGCTGGTGCTGATGCACAAGGGGAAGGGCGGCGGTCTCTCCGACATGTTCGGCGGCGGCATGCAGTCCTCCGTCGGCGGTTCCTCGGTCGCCGAGCGCAACCTCGACCGCATCACCGTCGTCGTCGGCCTGCTCTGGGTCGCCTGCATCGTCGTCGTGGGGCTGCTGGTCAAGCTGGAGGGCTGACCGGCAGCCCCCCGTCCCGCGTCCCGAGGGCGGGGTAACTCCCGTCGCCGGACGCGCGTTGGGCCTTACGTAGACTGGGGCATCCTCGAGCACCATCACGCAGGGAGTGACGACCGTGGCAAGTGGCAACGCGATCCGGGGGAGCCGGGTCGGGGCGGGGCCGATGGGGGAGGCCGAGCGCGGTGAGTCCGCGCCCCGGCTCCGCATCTCCTTCTGGTGCTCCAACGGGCACGAGACGCAGCCGAGCTTCGCCAGCGACGCGCAGGTCCCGGACACCTGGGACTGCCCCCGGTGCGGCTTCCCGGCCGGTCAGGACCGGGACAACCCGCCGGCCCCGCCGCGCACCGAGCCGTACAAGACGCACCTGGCGTACGTCAGGGAGCGCCGCAGCGACGCGGACGGCGAGGCGATCCTGGCCGAGGCGCTGGCCAAACTGCGCGGTGAGATCTGAGCCCCGGCACCCCCGGCACGGGCCCTGCCCGCGAAACCCCACGGGTTTCCGCGAGCAGGGCCCTTTTCGCGTCACCGGACGGCCCCGGCCCGCGGGCGGGGCGGTGGAGGAGGGGCAGATCAATTAGGTTGGGAGTGCAGCGGGCAAGCAGGCAGATACGAGAAGAAGTGGGCTGATGTCCAGCATGAACGCAGAAAGCAGCCGCCCGAGGCTGACCCGGATGCCGGAGTGGGCCGCGCTGGCGGAGCACCGCGAGCGGTTCGGTACGACACATCTGCGCGACCTGTTCGCCGCCGACCCGGCACGCGGCACCGGCTACACCCTGCGAGTCGGCGACCTCCACCTGGACTACTCCAAGCACCTCGTCACGGACGAGACCCTGGCGCTGCTGCGCCGGCTGGCCGAGGCCACCGGCGTCGCGGAGCTGAGGGACGCCATGTTCCGCGGCGAGAGGATCAACACCACGGAGGACCGCGCCGTCCTCCACACCGCGCTGCGCGCCCCGCGCGACGCCGTCGTCGAGGTCGACGGGGAGAACGTGGTCCCCGGCGTGCACGCCGTCCTGGACCGGATGGCCGCCTTCTCCGAGCGCGTCCGCTCCGGCGCGTGGACGGGCCACACCGGGAAGCCCGTCAGGAACATCGTCAACATCGGCATCGGCGGCTCCGACCTGGGGCCGGCCATGGCCTACGAGGCGCTGCGGCCCCACAGCCGCCGCGACCTGACGTTCCGTTTCGTCTCCAACGTCGACGGCGCCGACCTGTACGAGGCGGTCCGGGACCTGGACGCGGAGGAGACCCTCTTCGTCATCGCGTCCAAGACGTTCACCACCGTCGAGACCCTCACCAACGCGGCCTCCGCCCGCGAGTGGCTGCTCGATGGGCTGAAGGCCGGTCAGGAGGCCGTCGCCCGGCACTTCGTGGCCCTGTCGACCAACGCGGGGAAGGTCGCGGACTTCGGCATCGACACGGCGAACATGTTCGAGTTCTGGGACTGGGTCGGCGGACGCTACTCGTACGACTCCGCCGTCGGCCTCTCCCTGATGATCGCCATCGGCCCGGACCGGTTCCGCGAGATGCTCGACGGCTTCCGGTTGGTGGACGAGCACTTCCGCACCGCCCCGCCGGAGGAGAACGCCCCACTGCTGCTGGGCCTCCTCGGCGTCTGGTACGGCGCGTTCTTCGACGCCCAGTCGCACGCGGTGCTGCCGTACTCGCACCACCTGTCCAGGTTCCCGGCCTACCTCCAGCAGCTCGACATGGAGTCGAACGGCAAGTCCGTGGACCGCTCCGGCCTGCCGGTCGACTGGCAGACCGGCCCGGTGGTCTGGGGCACGCCCGGCACGAACGGCCAGCACGCCTACTTCCAGCTGATCCACCAGGGCACGAAGACGATCCCGGCCGACTTCATCGGCTTCGCCCGGCCCGTCGACGGCCTGCCACCCCGCCTCGCGGCCCAGCACGACCTGCTGATGGCCAACTTCTTCGCCCAGACGCAGGCGCTCGCCTTCGGCAAGACCCCCGAGGAGGTGCGGGCGGAGGGCGTCCCCGAGGAACTCGTGCCGCACAAGACGTTCCGCGGCAACCACCCGACGACCACGATCCTCGCCGAGGAGCTGACCCCGTCGGTGCTGGGCCAGCTGGTCGCCCTGTACGAGCACAAGGTCTTCGTCCAGGGCGCGGTCTGGAACGTTGACTCCTTCGACCAGTGGGGCGTCGAGCTGGGCAAGGTCCTCGCCAAGCGGATCGAGCCCGTCCTGACGCGGGGGACCGGCGGCGAGGACCTCGACAGCTCCACGGCGGCCCTGGCCGCCGCCTACCGGGCGTCGCGGGCGGGGTGACGCGGTGCGGGGGGAGAGCGCGGTGCGGCTGCGGCCGCCGCGGAACACGCCCGACCGGCGGGCCGTCGCCTGGTGGCGCACCCGGTGCCTGCTGGCGGCGACAGTGCCGACGGCCGTCCCGGCCGTGCTGGGCGGCCTCCTGGAGCCCGCCCGCACCTGGCTGTTCGCCGCCGCGGGGGTGGTGGCCGCGGCCGGACTCGCGTGCGCCGCGCTCCTTCCCCGCCGGTGGTTCCGGGCCAACCGGTGGGAGGTGACGGACGAGGCGGTCTACGTCCGCACCGGCCTCCTCCGGCAGGAGTGGCGGATCGCCCCCATGTCCCGCGTCCAGACCGTGGACACCGTCCGCGGCCCCCTGGAGCGGGCGTTCCGGCTCGCCACGGTCACGGTCACCACGGCGTCCGCCAGGGGCGCGGTCACCGTCCCGGGACTCGACCACCGGCTGGCCGCCGACCTCGCCGAGCGGCTGACGCTGACCACCCGCGACACGCCGGGGGACGCGACGTGAGCGCGGCCCCCGGCGACGGGCGGTGGCGGCGGCTCGACCGGCGCACGGCACTCGTCACCGGTGCCGCCGGGGCCGGCGTCGCGGCCGGCGGCGCCGTGCCGGCGTTCCTCGGCCTGACCGGCCCGATGGGCACGGCCGGCGCACTGCTGCTGGTGGCCGCCGGGTTCCTGCTGCTGGCCGCCGGCGGCGCCGCGGTCGAGTACGTCCGCTGCCTGCGCACCCGCTACCGCGTCGGGGAGGAGCGGGTCGAGCTCCGGTTGCGGCTGCCGGTGCTGGAGCGGCGCCGCTCCCTGCCCCGGGAGCGCGTCCGCAGCGTCGACCTGACGGCCCATCCGCTGCTGCGCCTCCTCGGCCTGGTGAAGGTGCGCATCGGGACGGGGGAGGGCACCGGAGGCACCGAGTCCACACTGGAGCTGCACGCGGTCACCCGGGCCGAGGGCGAGCGGCTGCGGCGCGAACTGCTGCGCCACGCCCCCGGAGCGGGCGCGGCGGACCGGACCGACGGCGAACTGGCCGCCCTGGACCCGTCGTGGGTCCGGTACGCGCCGGCGTCCTTCGCCGCCCCGCTTCTGGGCGGTGCGGCGATCGGCGGTGTGCTGCAGGTCAGCGAGTGGTTCGGGAAGCGGGACGAGCTCGTCGACCGGGCGGGCGACCTCCTCCGGGGCGTCCCGGTCGTGTGGAGCGTCCTCGTGGCCGTCGCCGCCGCGCTGCTCACCGGGGCCGTCGGCGCACTCGCCCTGTGGACCGAGATGTGGTGGGGCTTCCGGCTGGAGCGGGAACCCGGCGGCACGCTGCGGGTGCGGCGGGGCCTGCTGACCGCCCGCTCGCTGTCCGTCGAGGAGCGGCGGTTGCGCGGCGTGGAACTGGTCGAGCCGCTCGGCGTCCGGCTGCTGGGGGCCGCGCGGGTGGACGCCGTCGCCACCGGCCTCGCGCGGGGCGGCGACGAGAGGCACGGCACCCACAGGTCACTGCTGCCCGCCGTGCCCCGCGCC from Streptomyces sp. MRC013 includes the following:
- the secG gene encoding preprotein translocase subunit SecG; the encoded protein is MGFSIALIVFSLLLMLLVLMHKGKGGGLSDMFGGGMQSSVGGSSVAERNLDRITVVVGLLWVACIVVVGLLVKLEG
- a CDS encoding PH domain-containing protein; translation: MRGESAVRLRPPRNTPDRRAVAWWRTRCLLAATVPTAVPAVLGGLLEPARTWLFAAAGVVAAAGLACAALLPRRWFRANRWEVTDEAVYVRTGLLRQEWRIAPMSRVQTVDTVRGPLERAFRLATVTVTTASARGAVTVPGLDHRLAADLAERLTLTTRDTPGDAT
- a CDS encoding RNA polymerase-binding protein RbpA, translating into MASGNAIRGSRVGAGPMGEAERGESAPRLRISFWCSNGHETQPSFASDAQVPDTWDCPRCGFPAGQDRDNPPAPPRTEPYKTHLAYVRERRSDADGEAILAEALAKLRGEI
- the pgi gene encoding glucose-6-phosphate isomerase, encoding MNAESSRPRLTRMPEWAALAEHRERFGTTHLRDLFAADPARGTGYTLRVGDLHLDYSKHLVTDETLALLRRLAEATGVAELRDAMFRGERINTTEDRAVLHTALRAPRDAVVEVDGENVVPGVHAVLDRMAAFSERVRSGAWTGHTGKPVRNIVNIGIGGSDLGPAMAYEALRPHSRRDLTFRFVSNVDGADLYEAVRDLDAEETLFVIASKTFTTVETLTNAASAREWLLDGLKAGQEAVARHFVALSTNAGKVADFGIDTANMFEFWDWVGGRYSYDSAVGLSLMIAIGPDRFREMLDGFRLVDEHFRTAPPEENAPLLLGLLGVWYGAFFDAQSHAVLPYSHHLSRFPAYLQQLDMESNGKSVDRSGLPVDWQTGPVVWGTPGTNGQHAYFQLIHQGTKTIPADFIGFARPVDGLPPRLAAQHDLLMANFFAQTQALAFGKTPEEVRAEGVPEELVPHKTFRGNHPTTTILAEELTPSVLGQLVALYEHKVFVQGAVWNVDSFDQWGVELGKVLAKRIEPVLTRGTGGEDLDSSTAALAAAYRASRAG
- a CDS encoding PH domain-containing protein, translated to MSAAPGDGRWRRLDRRTALVTGAAGAGVAAGGAVPAFLGLTGPMGTAGALLLVAAGFLLLAAGGAAVEYVRCLRTRYRVGEERVELRLRLPVLERRRSLPRERVRSVDLTAHPLLRLLGLVKVRIGTGEGTGGTESTLELHAVTRAEGERLRRELLRHAPGAGAADRTDGELAALDPSWVRYAPASFAAPLLGGAAIGGVLQVSEWFGKRDELVDRAGDLLRGVPVVWSVLVAVAAALLTGAVGALALWTEMWWGFRLEREPGGTLRVRRGLLTARSLSVEERRLRGVELVEPLGVRLLGAARVDAVATGLARGGDERHGTHRSLLPAVPRAVADGIAARVLREPAPPTGAQLAVHPRAARTRRLRRAVGAVLLPALVLAALGAVLEARAPLYAAGATALVLLPPAVLLALDAYRSLGHGLAGDYLVARSGTVRRSTVALRRGGVIGWTVRQSYLQRRAGLLTLTATTAAGDGAYDVRDADGNEGLRFAAAAVPGLLEPFLEPAE
- the tpiA gene encoding triose-phosphate isomerase, with the translated sequence MTTRTPLMAGNWKMNLNHLEAIAHVQKLAFALTDKDHDAVEVAVLPPFTDLRSVQTLVDGDKLKIRYGAQDLSAHDSGAYTGEVSGAMLAKLKCAYVTVGHSERRQYHGETDAVCNGKVKAAFRHGLTPILCVGEGLDVRKAGGQVAHTLAQLDGALEGVPAEQAGTIVVAYEPVWAIGTGEVATPEDAQEVCGAIRGRLAELYSREAADGVRIQYGGSVKAGNIAAIMAQPDVDGALVGGASLDPEEFVRIVRFRDQ
- the gap gene encoding type I glyceraldehyde-3-phosphate dehydrogenase → MTIRVGINGFGRIGRNYFRALLEQGADIEIVAVNDLGDTATTAHLLKYDTVLGRLKAEVTHTADTITVDGHTVKVLSERDPADIPWGGLGVDVVIESTGIFTKKADAEKHIAGGARKVLISAPAKGEDITIVMGVNQDKYDAASHHVVSNASCTTNCVAPMAKVLDENFGIVKGMMTTVHAYTNDQRILDFPHRDLRRARAAAQNIIPTSTGAARATALVLPQLKGKLDGIAMRVPVPTGSVTDLVLELEHEATREEINTAFQKAAEGQMKGILEYTEDPIVSSDIVNWPASCTFDSSLTLVQGRQAKVVGWYDNEWGYAHRLVDLTVFIGERL
- a CDS encoding phosphoglycerate kinase; its protein translation is MQTIHTLLERGVEGKRVFVRADLNVPLDGTTITDDGRIRAVLPTVRALAEAGARVVVASHLGRPKGAPDPAFSLRPAAVRLAELLGAPVAFAGDTIGTEAHDTVGGLGAGGVAVLENLRFDAGETSKDDAERAEFAARLAALADVYVGDGFGAVHRRHASVFDLPKLLPAYAGHLIAAEVGVLRKLTDDVERPYAVVLGGSKVSDKLGVIDHLLEKADRILIGGGMAYTFLKAEGHEVGASLLQEDQIPAVREYLDRAEKRGVEFVLPVDVLVSAEFPDLAGKAPAHPATVAADAIPAGQKGLDIGPRTCELYASKLADAATVFWNGPMGVFEHPDYAQGTRAVAQALADSPAFTVVGGGDSAAAVRTLGFDEDAFGHISTGGGASLEYLEGKTLPGLAALED